GGACCTCAATTCCGGAAAGCAGATAGTGTTCAGTCCCTCGACTCCTCGCTATTGCTCGTCGCTCGGGACAAGCAAAGAAAGCAATATGCTGATATCAGAAGCGCTTGAAGCGTCAATATCATTTCCTGTTATATTCAAACCAAAGAAAGTAAAGGTTGGCAATAAAGTTATGGCGCTTGCCGACGGCGGGATCAGGGAAAACTGTCCAATATCGGTCGCGGCGAGGATAGCGGGGGTTAAAAGGATAATCGCCTGTGATCTTGGTTATTGTGGGCAGGTAAAGGGCGATTTTAACAAAAAGAACATTATGGACGTTTTTATGCAATGCCTGGACCTGACGACTTCTTTTTCGCAGATTAATAGATATATCAATGACGATATCTTCTTGAAGAAAAAAATAGCAGTCAGGATCATCAATCCAGGGATATTTGATGTTCATCCTTTTGATTTTAAGGAGATCCCTGCGATAATGGACAGAGCCGCGAAAACGGCGGGGTTTATATTCTCAAGATTTAAGAGGCCCGATGATTTCTTTAGATACTGGCAGAGGGATCCATTCGATAGGGAATACATGACGATGGAGCATATAGGGAAAAAGGCGGTAAACGCTTTTCAAATAGTAGATTTCTCTTAACGCAGTCAGCACGCCTGCCAACGCCTGAACGCTGTTAAATGAACCCGAACCTGCCTTTTGGCTTTTCTTTTTCATGCAGCATCTCTCTCAACGCGTCAAAAACGATCTTGAATTGGCCGTCGTATTTCTTTTCCATTTCTTCTATCTTGTTCCTAAGTTCTTTATATCCAGATAACATTGTCCTTAATTTTGTAAATGTCCTCATGACCTGGATATTTACTAATACAGCCCTTTTGCTGTTAA
This sequence is a window from Candidatus Saganbacteria bacterium. Protein-coding genes within it:
- a CDS encoding patatin-like phospholipase family protein, whose protein sequence is MNKLALVLSGGFVKGAAHISIAEEMYKRGYKPDIFVGTSIGAIFSVLLGLYDDPKTVKEISLKFVKKHIWPQLLSFDLFSKAGLIDSKETVKLIAKEAGLTGKTFNDLKKPVYITATDLNSGKQIVFSPSTPRYCSSLGTSKESNMLISEALEASISFPVIFKPKKVKVGNKVMALADGGIRENCPISVAARIAGVKRIIACDLGYCGQVKGDFNKKNIMDVFMQCLDLTTSFSQINRYINDDIFLKKKIAVRIINPGIFDVHPFDFKEIPAIMDRAAKTAGFIFSRFKRPDDFFRYWQRDPFDREYMTMEHIGKKAVNAFQIVDFS